One segment of Pyricularia oryzae 70-15 chromosome 3, whole genome shotgun sequence DNA contains the following:
- a CDS encoding D-alanine-poly(phosphoribitol) ligase subunit 1: MYNRCCRKVWIQGRVAYRPAYIRQSPPQQTLYRGIDLLPFTTIVMDHQSGFQNPSPSGGLMFSASAKRFISRIVGFVGRGAEVQQKAVGLCPLKTERRRAAAGGLLLPTGLRMGRSIIMSVRPLPFLTGPAPSPDTAAGFKPSPPTGNLVSVSPLSKAQMALWFDYLQHPTSTHYFLTLKVELDKQPLSLDKIIQVIRGLGKQHAMLRTTFHVDTDTDDMSKSYMAVHDDSWDQEIHVLMNDAQLYEALRKPFQLSSESPVRWVVQMKLQPGSARSTYTVYAAGHHIGVDGASMSVLSNQLLEAVASEVEDQPDHSGPHYGDYIQRQARYLRSSAGAAAGRFWLSQLRHTQPFRWRMEPPEEINTPNYRQLDTWNFFPTAEIQEWGNLYKTSWFRVATSIVGLVTAAMAEPQAHHDHALMVAFGARPRGFENNVSHMANTMPVKFPLSSLLRDDATFSDAVKAMGRNVSTAKKHENFPFMSLMEQANRHMDPTLLDFKVAITYSPKLANKSCELFPVEGIWDLFFCFLEQEDGVALGVISNPRVFGAEALGQLQSLFNEVFALSKARPSFKLSDLAFLQNRTPARFISGPALDDVESISKSRVYRLIKARAASQPDLVALMSAEKGVQMTYRELAAQSSQVAHFLQKQRLCKGDAVLVHLERGFAQIVWILGVMEAGACYVALDKTWPAARKEAILRTANGKLLVTDDEQMDFEKQDTTVVFLAPSAAEIASMPQSTCECEVADDDLAYVVFTSGSTGQPKGVMVEHSNLSHYVSATRSLVKTGPHSRMLQLASFAFDAIVLEYAVTLAHGGTLCFANHPEVLVGEYLADVIDSNQVNFFHCTPSVLSTLPAGRRLPSLRIVSVGGEASPPGLLDHWRKRVELLHAYGPTECTVICTLESLTQDESTQTAIDATVIGKALPNLDIRICEEGKLEPLAPNQVGEICVVGPQVSRGYMGQEELTASKFHNITLADGHPSRLYRTGDKGFIDDDGKLHIQGRIGNREIKVRGYRLDLYEVEKNVMAFDPEVTQVSIQQVGESLVALVVPASIDCDRIRSKLLKDMPRYAVPTRFIRVASLPLNTNGKIDHTQASSLAAELVMHDTVLPTVDATPTPTAAVRAVGVTEENLRLKTKENGMERQEMLRRHLTAEVTALWAKLLGSSRQFDPEVGFFDAGGHSLLLTQLHKLIKERFGTGSRPSLLDIFSMSSIRKQVDCLMGIVDQDAMLGSEPTGGSSSRSQSRRSAETSSSSTSAPSSVPVDAERNLYAIVGISCRFPGANTAEQLWNVLMEQRDAITTFCPAENLGFALEENSVFVPRYGMIDALKDFEPSAYSMSDAEAQTIDPQKRVFLDVAADALADAGTSASPGNPLDPVGVFVGAATNTFLSSRDNPGSKPPGDEEPQSFANHYQQLLDCPIGTFASFKLNLTGPVVTLNTACSSALAALHLACASLSHGDCNAAVVGGVSMAYPQEGGYVTARPGGDSSAVFSPSGVCHPLDSRADGCVPADGAAALVIKRLADARADGCRVYAVIEGVAVSADGSDDKAGLGVPSSSGQSRTVEAALRRAGPQALSRLRYVEMHGSGTPWGDALEVQGLKMAFDRLSKTGAAEQSGTGRAQPEADRIYLGSNKGNCGNTEAASGLLSLIKASMALNLGVVPPLPNLAEPNPKCEFEETKFEPLGKQLALAPGDRVMNKRQRIVRSPNWISDATWFVISTVDNLLPKLTPAAVA; this comes from the exons ATGTACAATCGATGCTGCAGGAAGGTGTGGATTCAGGGTCGAGTGGCGTATCGGCCGGCATATAT tcggcaaagccCACCCCAGCAGACATTGTACAGGGGCATTGATCTTTTACCCTTTACCACCATAGTAATGGACCACCAGAGTGGGTTCCAAAACCCTTCTCCTTCGGGAG GCCTCATGTTTTCCGCCAGCGCCAAGCGCTTTATCTCCCGCATCGTGGGATTCGTGGGCCGCGGCGCCGAGGTGCAGCAGAAAGCCGTGGGACTTTGTCCTTTGAAGACAGAAAGACGTCGGGCAGCGGCAGgggggctgctgctgccgacgGGCCTTAGGATGGGGAGAAG TATCATCATGTCTGTCAGGCCACTACCTTTTCTCACGGGGCCAGCCCCAAGCCCTGATACGGCGGCTGGCTTCAAGCCCAGCCCACCCACAGGCAACCTCGTTTCTGTTTCCCCGCTATCCAAGGCGCAGATGGCCCTGTGGTTCGACTACCTGCAACACCCAACCTCTACACACTACTTCTTGACCCTCAAGGTTGAGCTGGACAAGCAGCCTCTCAGCCTGGACAAGATAATACAAG TCATCCGGGGCTTGGGCAAGCAACATGCCATGCTGCGCACAACCTTCCACGTGGACACAGATACAGATGACATGTCAAAGTCGTACATGGCCGTCCACGATGATTCGTGGGACCAGGAGATCCACGTCCTGATGAACGACGCTCAGCTCTACGAAGCGCTGCGGAAGCCGTTCCAGCTGTCCTCGGAATCCCCCGTCCGCTGGGTTGTCCAGATGAAGCTCCAGCCCGGCAGCGCTCGGAGCACCTACACCGTCTACGCGGCGGGGCATCACATCGGCGTGGACGGGGCGTCCATGAGCGTGCTGTCGAACCAGCTCCTGGAGGCCGTGGCGTCCGAGGTTGAGGACCAGCCCGACCACAGCGGCCCCCACTACGGGGACTATATCCAAAGACAGGCAA GATATCTGCGCAGTTCAGCAGGTGCGGCGGCTGGCAGGTTCTGGCTCTCGCAACTGCGACACACCCAGCCGTTCCGGTGGCGGATGGAGCCGCCAGAAGAGATCAACACCCCAAACTACCGTCAGCTGGACACGTGGAACTTTTTCCCGACCGCTGAAATCCAGGAATGGGGCAACCTATACAAGACGTCCTGGTTTCGCGTGGCCACGTCCATAGTGGGGCTCGTCACTGCGGCCATGGCTGAGCCCCAAGCCCACCACGACCATGCTCTGATGGTGGCGTTTGGAGCCAGGCCCAGGGGCTTTGAAAACAACGTTTCGCACATGGCCAACACCATGCCCGTCAAGTTTCCCCTGTCGTCGCTGCTGCGGGACGACGCCACCTTTTCGGACGCGGTCAAAGCCATGGGCCGCAACGTTTCCACGGCCAAAAAGCACGAAAACTTTCCATTCATGTCGCTCATGGAGCAGGCAAATCGGCACATGGACCCCACGCTGCTGGACTTCAAAGTGGCCATAACATACTCGCCCAAACTTGCCAACAAGAGCTGCGAGCTGTTTCCCGTGGAGGGCATATGGGACCTGTTCTTTTGCTTCCTCGAGCAGGAGGACGGCGTGGCCCTGGGAGTCATCAGCAACCCGCGTGTTTTCGGCGCGGAAGCTCTCGGCCAGCTGCAAAGCTTGTTCAACGAGGTTTTTGCGCTGTCAAAGGCCCGCCCGAGCTTTAAGCTGTCCGACTTGGCGTTTCTGCAAAACAGGACGCCCGCTCGGTTCATCTCGGGCCCGGCCCTGGACGACGTCGAGAGCATCAGCAAGTCGAGGGTTTACCGGCTGATCAAGGCCAGAGCGGCGAGCCAGCCCGACCTCGTCGCTCTCATGTCGGCAGAAAAAGGTGTGCAAATGACGTACCGCGAACTCGCAGCTCAGAGCAGCCAAGTAGCCCACTTTCTCCAAAAACAGCGTCTTTGCAAGGGCGATGCAGTCCTCGTCCACCTGGAACGCGGCTTCGCCCAGATCGTATGGATCCTCGGCGTCATGGAGGCGGGTGCCTGCTATGTAGCACTCGACAAGACCTGGCCCGCAGCCAGGAAGGAAGCCATCCTGAGGACGGCCAACGGAAAGCTGTTGGTCACGGACGACGAGCAAATGGACTTTGAGAAGCAAGACACGACCGTCGTGTTCCTTGCCCCGTCCGCGGCCGAGATAGCCAGCATGCCCCAGAGCACGTGCGAATGCGAGGTTGCGGATGACGATCTGGCCTATGTCGTCTTCACATCGGGGTCCACAGGCCAGCCCAAGGGCGTCATGGTCGAGCACTCCAACCTGAGCCACTACGTCAGCGCGACGCGCAGCCTTGTCAAGACCGGACCCCATTCCCGCATGCTGCAGCTCGCGTCCTTTGCCTTTGACGCCATAGTGCTCGAGTACGCCGTCACCCTCGCCCACGGCGGTACCTTGTGCTTTGCCAACCACCCAGAGGTGCTGGTGGGCGAGTACCTGGCCGACGTTATCGACAGCAACCAGGTCAACTTCTTCCACTGCACACCTTCGGTCTTGTCGACCCTTCCGGCAGGGAGGCGGCTGCCCTCGCTGCGAATCGTCTCCGTGGGAGGCGAGGCCTCGCCACCTGGCCTGCTCGACCACTGGAGGAAGAGGGTGGAACTGCTGCACGCGTACGGCCCGACCGAATGCACTGTCATCTGCACACTGGAAAGCCTGACCCAAGACGAATCGACCCAGACCGCCATCGACGCCACCGTCATCGGCAAGGCGCTGCCCAACTTGGACATTCGCATATGCGAGGAAGGCAAGCTGGAGCCTCTTGCACCCAACCAAGTCGGCGAGATTTGCGTCGTCGGACCGCAGGTCTCCCGCGGGTACATGGGCCAGGAAGAGCTCACGGCCAGCAAGTTCCACAACATCACTCTTGCCGACGGCCACCCGAGCCGGCTATATCGCACTGGCGACAAGGGTTTCAttgacgacgacggcaagCTGCACATTCAGGGCCGGATCGGAAACCGCGAGATCAAGGTCCGGGGATACCGACTGGACCTGTACGAGGTGGAGAAGAACGTCATGGCTTTCGACCCCGAAGTCACCCAAGTGTCGATCCAGCAAGTTGGAGAGTCCCTGGTGGCACTCGTGGTGCCGGCCTCGATCGACTGTGACCGCATCCGCAGCAAACTGCTCAAGGACATGCCCCGTTATGCAGTGCCCACTCGCTTCATCCGAGTCGCGAGCCTGCCGCTGAACACGAACGGAAAAATCGATCACACCCAGGCCAGCAGTCTTGCGGCAGAGCTGGTGATGCATGATACGGTCTTGCCCACGGTCGATGCCACTCCTACCCCTACTGCTGCTGTACGAGCTGTCGGCGTGACGGAAGAGAATCTGCGTCtcaagacaaaagaaaatggcATGGAAAGACAGGAGATGCTTCGCAGGCACCTCACAGCCGAGGTCACAGCCTTGTGGGCCAAACTTCTGGGTTCTTCTCGGCAGTTCGACCCCGAAGTCGGATTCTTCGATGCTGGCGGCCACAGCCTCTTGTTGACCCAGCTCCACAAGCTGATCAAGGAGCGTTtcggcacggggtcgcgacCCAGCCTCCTGGACATCTTTAGCATGAGCTCGATCCGGAAACAGGTCGACTGCCTCATGGGGATTGTGGACCAGGATGCCATGCTCGGATCCGAGCCCACTGGTGGCAGCAGCTCTCGGTCGCAATCCAGACGGTCGGCAGAAACCAGCTCTTCTTCCACCAGCGCTCCAAGCAGCGTTCCTGTCGACGCCGAAAGGAACCTGTACGCCATCGTGGGCATCTCGTGCCGGTTCCCCGGCGCCAATACCGCCGAGCAGCTGTGGAACGTGCTCATGGAGCAGCGCGATGCCATCACCACTTTTTGCCCCGCCGAAAACCTCGGCTTCGCCCTCGAGGAGAACAGCGTGTTCGTGCCGCGCTACGGCATgatcgacgcgctcaaggacTTCGAGCCGTCGGCGTACTCCATGTCCGACGCCGAGGCCCAGACCATCGACCCCCAGAAGCGCGTCTTCCTGGACGTGGCCGCCGACGCCCTGGCCGACGCGGGCACCTCGGCCAGCCCCGGAAACCCGCTGGACCCCGTGGGCGTGTTCGTCGGCGCGGCGACCAACACCTTCCTCTCCTCGCGGGACAACCCGGGGAGCAAGCCGCCCGGCGACGAGGAGCCGCAGTCCTTTGCCAACCACTACCAGCAGCTGCTCGACTGCCCCATCGGCACCTTTGCCTCGTTCAAGCTCAACCTGACCGGGCCGGTGGTGACGCTCAACACGGCGTGCTCCTCGGCGCTCGCCGCGCTGCACCTGGCCTGCGCCTCGCTCTCGCACGGCGACTGCAACGCCGCCGTGGTGGGCGGCGTGTCCATGGCCTACCCGCAGGAGGGCGGCTACGTGACCGCCCGGCCGGGCGGCGACTCGTCGGCCGTCTTTTCCCCCTCGGGCGTCTGCCACCCGCTCGACTCGCGCGCCGACGGCTGCGTGCCGGCCGACGGCGCGGCCGCGCTGGTGATCAAGCGGCTGGCCGACGCCCGCGCCGATGGCTGCCGGGTGTACGCGGTGATCGAGGGCGTGGCAGTCAGTGCCGACGGGTCCGACGACAAGGCCGGGCTGGGCGTGCCCAGCTCCTCGGGCCAGAGCCGCACCGTCGAGGCGGCGCTACGCAGGGCGGGGCCCCAGGcgctcagccgcctgcgctaCGTCGAGATGCACGGCTCCGGCACCCCCTGGGGCGACGCGCTCGAGGTGCAAGGGCTCAAGATGGCATTCGACCGCCTCAGCAAGACCGGTGCCGCAGAGCAGTCCGGCACGGGCCGGGCCCAGCCGGAAGCGGACAGGATCTACCTGGGCTCCAACAAGGGCAACTGCGGCAACACCGAGGCCGCCTCGGGACTGCTGAGCCTGATCAAGGCGTCCATGGCCCTCAACCTGGGCGTCGTGCCTCCGCTGCCGAACCTGGCCGAGCCCAACCCCAAGTGCGAGTTCGAAGAGACCAAGTTCGAGCCGCTCGGGAAGCAGCTGGCCCTCGCGCCGGGGGACCGA GTGATGAACAAAAG ACAAAGGATTGTTAGGTCGCCAAACTGGATAAGCGACGCTACTTGGTTTGTAATTAGCACTGTTGACAACTTATTGCCCAAGCTCACACCTGCAGCTGTGGCGTAG